The sequence below is a genomic window from Salicibibacter cibarius.
ACAAACAAAATGATTGGGCGAACGAAGCGATGAATACGTGACCATTGTTTCAAGTGATTCACAATTAAAAGTGAAAGCCTCTTTTAAAAATTGTTGCAACTATGTCTTTCTATGACACAGCCTCTGTACACGGAAAAAGTTCATGGAGGGAATGATTAATATGGCAAGCCGAAAAGGAAAATTCAAAAAAGTATTAAACAACTGGGATGTGTTTCTACTATCCTTTGGTGCCATGATCGGTTGGGGATGGGTGGTTATGTCGGGGACATGGATCACCTCGGCAGGATCTCTTGGTGCAGCACTTGCTTTTGTGATAGGCGGAGTTCTCGTCGTATTCGTTGGCTTAACTTATGCTGAACTCTCATCCGCGATGCCTTTTGTAGGTGGAGAACATGTCTATGTGGAACGTGCACTTGGAAATAAATCAACTTTTATCGCTTCCTGGGCGATTACTTTCGGTTATGTATCGGTCATTGCGTTTGAGGCCGTTGCATTGCCAACGGTGATCACATATTTATTTCCAAACTATGAAGTCGGATACATGTGGACCATCGCCGGTTGGGATGTTTACCTTTCATGGGTCATCGTAGGGATGGTCGGGTCAATCATCATGGCAGGGATCAATTATTTCGGCGTTAAACCGGCTGCGAAAGTACAAATAATTTTAACCTTGAGTATCTTTATTGTGGGAATTATGCTTATTACAGGCTCCGGTTTTGGTGGAAGTGTTGCAAACATGGAACCCTTTTTCGTAGATGGTGCAGGTGGTATTATGGCTGTGCTCGTTTTGGTGCCTTTTTTATTCGTCGGCTTTGACGTCATCCCACAAGCGGCTGAAGAAGCGAATATTGAACCGCGCAAAATAGGGAAACTCCTCATATTATCGGTCGTAGCCGCTATTCTCTTTTATATTGGTGTGACGTTCGCTGTTAGTTTAGCGTTACCGGCAGCGTCATTAGAAGGCTCTGAATTGGCAACGGCAGATGCGATGGGAGCCGCATTTGGGTCTCCGGTGTTTGCCAATGTTCTTATTCTGGGCGGAGTTGCCGGGATTTTAACGAGCTGGAATGCGTTTATCGTCGGAGCCACAAGAATCATCTATGCCATGGCTGAGTCAAGAATGTTACCGTCATGGTTTAGCAAAATTCATCCCAAATATGGAACGCCATCGAATGCTATTATTTTTATTGCAGTATTGTCAGTCGTTAGCCCGCTGCTTGGAGAACCGGCTTTGGACTGGTTTGCAACTGCAGGTGGACTTGGCATTGTGGTTGCTTATTTCTTGGTAGCGATCTCATTCGTAATCTTACGTCGCCGGGAGCCAGAGATGGAAAGGCCATACCGAGCTGGGAACAGTCAATTTATTGGATTTACGGCAATTGTTATGAGTTTTGGGTTCATTGTTCTTTATATGCCCG
It includes:
- a CDS encoding APC family permease, with translation MASRKGKFKKVLNNWDVFLLSFGAMIGWGWVVMSGTWITSAGSLGAALAFVIGGVLVVFVGLTYAELSSAMPFVGGEHVYVERALGNKSTFIASWAITFGYVSVIAFEAVALPTVITYLFPNYEVGYMWTIAGWDVYLSWVIVGMVGSIIMAGINYFGVKPAAKVQIILTLSIFIVGIMLITGSGFGGSVANMEPFFVDGAGGIMAVLVLVPFLFVGFDVIPQAAEEANIEPRKIGKLLILSVVAAILFYIGVTFAVSLALPAASLEGSELATADAMGAAFGSPVFANVLILGGVAGILTSWNAFIVGATRIIYAMAESRMLPSWFSKIHPKYGTPSNAIIFIAVLSVVSPLLGEPALDWFATAGGLGIVVAYFLVAISFVILRRREPEMERPYRAGNSQFIGFTAIVMSFGFIVLYMPGMPSALFNIEWIIVFGWSLLGLVFYLNFLRQKG